One genomic region from Evansella sp. LMS18 encodes:
- a CDS encoding general stress protein: protein MDKKIIGGVFKEQEEAIRVIEQLEKSGFKRDDISVFAKGDDADAIEDKTDASVTDTKDDNKGKKSGKGAGIGAGSGVVLGGLAGLGLVAIPGAGPIMAAGPIAAAIEGGVIGAGGGAIVGALTGAGIPEEDAKEYEKYINDGYTVVLVEAEEDKHQDVYTTFRDNNTANTHMYPGPDETDKGSV from the coding sequence ATGGACAAAAAGATTATTGGTGGCGTATTTAAAGAACAAGAGGAAGCAATCAGAGTAATCGAGCAATTAGAAAAGAGCGGTTTTAAACGTGATGATATTTCCGTCTTTGCAAAAGGCGATGATGCTGACGCAATTGAAGATAAGACAGATGCAAGTGTAACAGACACAAAAGACGATAATAAAGGAAAAAAATCAGGTAAAGGTGCCGGCATAGGTGCAGGAAGCGGTGTTGTATTAGGCGGTTTAGCAGGTCTTGGCTTAGTTGCTATTCCTGGTGCAGGCCCGATCATGGCAGCAGGTCCGATTGCTGCAGCAATTGAAGGCGGTGTAATTGGTGCTGGCGGCGGTGCGATCGTTGGTGCACTGACTGGTGCAGGTATCCCTGAAGAAGACGCAAAAGAATACGAGAAATATATTAATGATGGATACACTGTTGTATTAGTAGAGGCAGAGGAAGATAAGCATCAGGACGTTTATACAACATTCCGTGACAATAACACAGCAAACACGCATATGTATCCTGGTCCGGACGAAACAGACAAAGGAAGCGTGTAA
- a CDS encoding D-2-hydroxyacid dehydrogenase, with translation MVPKKVIITHNISEKLIEETKKAAPGWEVITGKDKEIWLPHINDAEIIAGWKKEMNEHLRIKDGKLRWLQTWSAGINSLPLRELENENTLLTNATGVHAYPISETIFALMLGLTRKVHTYVRNQQEKLWHHANMGMEMHGKTLGVIGVGAIGKETAKIAKAFNMTVIGIRNSEKQEENVDEMYTMDKLNEILPRCDYVAVTLPLTEQTNRLFKAEQFKLMKESAFFVNIGRGQLVVEEDLIKALQDEEIAGAGLDVFEKEPLEETSPLWEMENVIVTPHTAGSTEYYNQRLMEEIFNPNLKNYAEGNLPHINLIDYRRGY, from the coding sequence ATCGTGCCAAAAAAAGTTATAATCACTCACAATATAAGTGAAAAATTAATTGAGGAAACAAAGAAAGCAGCGCCTGGCTGGGAAGTAATCACTGGTAAGGACAAGGAGATATGGCTCCCTCATATTAATGACGCCGAAATAATTGCCGGCTGGAAAAAGGAAATGAACGAACACCTCAGAATTAAGGATGGGAAGCTCCGCTGGCTGCAGACGTGGAGTGCGGGAATTAACAGCCTGCCGTTAAGAGAGCTGGAAAATGAAAATACTTTACTGACAAATGCTACTGGGGTGCATGCCTATCCAATTTCAGAAACAATTTTCGCCTTGATGCTGGGGCTGACAAGGAAAGTGCATACATATGTGAGAAACCAGCAGGAGAAACTTTGGCATCATGCAAATATGGGAATGGAAATGCACGGTAAAACCCTGGGCGTTATAGGCGTCGGTGCAATTGGCAAGGAAACTGCTAAAATTGCAAAAGCTTTCAACATGACTGTAATTGGTATAAGGAACTCTGAAAAACAGGAAGAAAATGTTGATGAAATGTATACGATGGATAAGCTGAATGAGATTCTCCCCCGCTGTGATTATGTTGCTGTAACGCTGCCGTTAACCGAACAGACTAATCGGCTTTTCAAGGCAGAACAATTTAAATTGATGAAGGAATCGGCGTTCTTTGTAAATATAGGGAGAGGCCAGCTGGTAGTGGAAGAAGATTTAATTAAGGCTCTTCAGGATGAGGAGATCGCCGGGGCAGGCCTTGATGTATTTGAAAAGGAACCATTGGAAGAAACAAGCCCTTTATGGGAGATGGAAAATGTGATTGTTACTCCGCATACAGCCGGCTCGACCGAATACTATAACCAGCGGCTGATGGAGGAGATCTTTAACCCGAATTTAAAGAATTATGCGGAAGGAAATCTGCCTCATATTAATTTAATTGATTATAGGAGAGGATACTAA
- a CDS encoding M20 peptidase aminoacylase family protein: MKKIIDGIKKEVLDIFDHLHQNPEVSWKETETTKFLARFLEEKNAEVRLFKDSTGVVGEIGEGSPVVAVRADIDALWQEVDGTFQANHSCGHDAHMAIAAGVLSALLKVEDRPEGTVRFIFQPAEEKGTGALKMVEEGVVDDVDYLYGVHLRPENELPEGLAAPAILHGAAKFMLGKIKGEDAHGARPHMGSNAIETGASLVNMLNGIHLNPMDSYSAKMTSFHAGGESANIIPGSASFSIDLRAQKNETMEMLVEKIHAATENLANYYGTDITLETGANIAAAESNEEAIAFMSKGITSVLGEDNLQPPIVTTGGDDFHFYTIKRPHLKATMLGLGCGLSPGLHHPAMTFNRDALFDGIHIITETVIKTLEEGKVSLKNE, translated from the coding sequence ATGAAAAAAATAATAGATGGGATAAAAAAAGAAGTGCTGGACATTTTCGACCATCTCCATCAAAATCCTGAAGTCAGCTGGAAGGAGACAGAAACAACAAAGTTTCTGGCCCGGTTTCTGGAAGAAAAAAATGCGGAAGTCCGGCTGTTTAAAGACAGCACAGGAGTGGTCGGAGAAATAGGCGAAGGGTCGCCCGTTGTAGCGGTAAGAGCGGATATTGATGCTCTCTGGCAGGAGGTTGATGGGACCTTCCAGGCGAATCATTCCTGCGGGCACGACGCTCATATGGCAATAGCAGCCGGTGTGCTGTCAGCTTTACTGAAGGTTGAAGACCGCCCTGAAGGAACAGTGCGTTTTATTTTTCAGCCAGCGGAAGAGAAAGGGACAGGAGCGTTAAAAATGGTGGAAGAAGGAGTCGTTGATGACGTGGATTATCTTTACGGCGTACATCTTCGTCCCGAGAACGAGCTTCCTGAAGGACTGGCGGCGCCTGCTATACTTCACGGGGCCGCAAAATTTATGCTTGGTAAAATAAAGGGTGAGGATGCTCACGGCGCACGTCCTCATATGGGCAGTAATGCCATCGAAACAGGAGCCAGTCTAGTAAACATGCTCAATGGGATTCACCTTAATCCGATGGACTCTTATTCCGCTAAAATGACCTCCTTCCATGCAGGGGGAGAAAGCGCCAATATCATCCCAGGTTCTGCCTCTTTCAGTATTGATCTGCGAGCCCAGAAAAATGAGACAATGGAAATGCTCGTGGAAAAAATCCATGCTGCCACAGAAAATCTGGCAAACTATTACGGAACAGATATTACTCTGGAGACAGGGGCGAATATTGCTGCAGCAGAATCGAACGAAGAAGCGATTGCCTTTATGAGTAAAGGCATTACTTCAGTACTTGGGGAAGATAATCTCCAGCCTCCAATTGTTACAACCGGAGGAGATGATTTTCATTTCTATACGATAAAACGTCCTCACCTGAAGGCGACGATGCTGGGTTTAGGCTGCGGACTTTCTCCTGGCCTGCACCACCCTGCGATGACTTTTAACAGAGATGCGCTTTTTGATGGAATACATATCATAACGGAAACTGTTATCAAGACTTTAGAGGAGGGGAAGGTGTCCTTAAAAAATGAATGA
- a CDS encoding GNAT family N-acetyltransferase, whose protein sequence is MNEGLIIRELMEVEEMIHVQGLEELVWGMDPVPYHQTFTAVKNGGIMLGAFKNNTLAGFLYSFPGFHEEKGTYLYSHMLGIHPEHRRAGLGEKLKRHQRELALKKGYRLITWTFDPLESVNAYLNLTKLRAIGAQYMENYYGNLDDSLNRGLPSDRFLAEWHIDSPHAESVVAAKADTAEGCLLLDTKINSAGFAVPVETSVAEEGDAAACYLAAIPNNFQVIKKEDSSLAAEWRMRTRKIISSLISSGYVAESVMKEKQHNRCLYVFKKKRAIKLHRWRRVKS, encoded by the coding sequence ATGAATGAGGGGCTGATTATCCGCGAGCTGATGGAAGTAGAAGAAATGATTCATGTGCAGGGCCTTGAGGAACTCGTCTGGGGAATGGACCCGGTTCCTTACCATCAGACCTTTACGGCGGTGAAAAATGGAGGAATAATGCTGGGTGCTTTTAAAAACAATACTCTGGCTGGGTTTTTATACAGCTTTCCGGGATTTCACGAGGAGAAAGGCACTTATCTTTATTCCCATATGCTAGGCATCCATCCGGAACACCGCAGGGCCGGTCTTGGGGAAAAATTAAAACGGCATCAGAGGGAGCTTGCCTTGAAGAAAGGCTACAGGCTCATCACATGGACATTCGATCCCCTCGAGAGTGTCAATGCGTATCTTAATTTAACGAAACTGAGAGCTATAGGCGCACAGTACATGGAAAACTATTACGGAAATCTGGACGACTCCTTAAACAGAGGACTGCCAAGTGACCGTTTCCTGGCAGAATGGCATATTGACAGTCCGCATGCCGAAAGCGTGGTTGCAGCTAAAGCAGATACGGCTGAAGGCTGTCTGCTCCTGGATACGAAAATTAACAGTGCTGGCTTCGCTGTTCCTGTGGAAACATCAGTCGCTGAGGAGGGGGATGCAGCTGCCTGTTATTTGGCGGCAATTCCCAATAATTTCCAGGTGATAAAAAAAGAAGACTCTTCTCTTGCTGCAGAGTGGCGTATGAGAACAAGGAAGATAATATCTTCTCTCATCTCATCCGGCTATGTGGCTGAAAGTGTGATGAAAGAAAAACAGCATAACAGATGTCTGTATGTGTTCAAAAAAAAGCGAGCAATTAAACTTCACCGGTGGCGGAGGGTGAAATCTTAG
- a CDS encoding M20/M25/M40 family metallo-hydrolase — MSNKTKNETINPETIKGIYETLMSHSAVQEALSFLKDEDDNTLRDQIELTEIPAPTFQETERGKYFEGRLHNLGLENVHTDEAGNVFGTLPGTGNGPILVVSAHLDTVFPAGTDIKVKKEDGKIYAPGIADDGRGLAVVLTLAKVFKEHDIKLEGDIIFTATVGEEGLGDLYGVKQIFNSRNDIDGFISVEPGSPSRLIYLATGSKRYSITYKGPGGHSYGNFGVPSALHALGRAIGNISEMETPEDPKTTFNVGTAAGGTSVNTIAAEANMVIDMRSTDPEELNLLEQKVLNIVKEAATSENKRWNSDGITVDIKKVGDRPAGAQPDSSAIVQASYTAAKSLGLKPELGAPVSTDSNVPISLGIPAVTLGGGGTFSGAHTLNECFDPTNAFFGPQQIFLTVLGLAGVAKITEPLLEKRDK; from the coding sequence ATGAGTAATAAAACAAAAAACGAAACAATCAATCCTGAAACGATTAAAGGAATATATGAAACACTAATGTCCCATTCAGCAGTACAGGAAGCGCTTAGTTTCTTAAAGGATGAGGATGATAATACATTAAGAGACCAAATCGAACTGACGGAAATACCTGCTCCCACATTCCAGGAGACTGAGCGTGGGAAGTACTTTGAAGGAAGGTTGCATAACCTTGGACTTGAAAATGTACATACGGATGAAGCCGGTAATGTGTTTGGGACACTGCCTGGAACAGGGAACGGACCTATATTAGTAGTTTCAGCACATCTTGACACGGTTTTTCCGGCGGGTACGGATATTAAGGTGAAAAAAGAAGACGGAAAAATATACGCACCGGGAATTGCTGATGACGGCAGGGGACTGGCTGTTGTGCTTACTTTAGCGAAGGTTTTTAAAGAGCATGACATCAAACTTGAGGGCGACATTATTTTTACAGCCACTGTCGGTGAAGAAGGTTTAGGAGATTTATATGGTGTAAAACAAATTTTTAATAGCAGAAATGATATTGATGGTTTTATCTCCGTCGAGCCTGGTTCCCCTTCCCGGCTGATTTATCTCGCGACGGGCAGCAAGCGGTACAGTATTACATATAAAGGTCCTGGCGGCCATAGCTATGGGAACTTCGGAGTTCCAAGCGCACTTCATGCCCTGGGAAGAGCTATAGGGAATATTTCGGAGATGGAGACCCCGGAAGATCCAAAAACCACATTTAATGTAGGCACAGCAGCCGGCGGTACATCAGTAAACACAATCGCAGCAGAAGCCAATATGGTTATAGATATGAGATCCACGGACCCGGAGGAGTTGAATCTTCTTGAACAAAAAGTCCTTAATATAGTTAAAGAAGCAGCCACCTCAGAAAACAAACGCTGGAACTCAGATGGAATTACAGTTGATATAAAGAAGGTGGGGGACAGGCCTGCAGGGGCGCAGCCTGATTCTTCGGCAATAGTGCAGGCGTCATATACAGCGGCAAAGTCGTTAGGGTTAAAACCTGAATTGGGTGCGCCGGTGAGCACTGACTCAAATGTGCCTATCAGCCTCGGTATTCCAGCTGTCACATTAGGGGGTGGGGGCACGTTCAGCGGTGCTCATACATTAAATGAATGCTTTGATCCGACAAATGCTTTTTTCGGACCCCAGCAGATTTTTCTGACTGTATTAGGTCTGGCCGGTGTTGCAAAGATTACTGAGCCGCTCCTGGAAAAAAGGGATAAGTAG